A region from the Leptolyngbya sp. CCY15150 genome encodes:
- a CDS encoding protoglobin domain-containing protein, producing the protein MALDPHQFMSKMSSRIGFSSEDRDLLKNNADWGLKVAPDMADCFYAYLGRDEEMNTILNATEGRIHRLRETFVEWFHEMFTGMDDWGDAYADRRWRIGLIHVRIGIGPQHVVPAMATVVHEVGQQLKAEGKSEELKEALGKICMIDLTFIEQAYIEVSAAAVLKETGWTEGLFKRLISTGANSM; encoded by the coding sequence ATGGCATTAGATCCTCATCAATTCATGAGCAAGATGTCGAGCCGGATTGGATTTAGCTCTGAAGATAGAGATTTGTTAAAAAATAATGCGGACTGGGGCTTAAAGGTTGCGCCGGACATGGCAGATTGTTTCTATGCCTATTTGGGGCGCGATGAAGAGATGAACACGATTCTTAATGCAACGGAGGGAAGAATTCATCGTCTTCGAGAAACCTTTGTGGAGTGGTTCCATGAAATGTTTACGGGCATGGATGATTGGGGCGACGCCTATGCCGATCGCCGCTGGCGCATTGGGCTGATTCACGTTCGCATTGGCATTGGACCGCAGCATGTGGTGCCAGCTATGGCGACTGTGGTGCATGAGGTTGGCCAACAACTGAAGGCTGAAGGCAAGTCTGAGGAACTGAAGGAAGCCTTGGGCAAAATCTGCATGATTGACCTGACGTTTATTGAGCAAGCCTATATTGAGGTCTCTGCCGCCGCTGTGTTGAAGGAAACAGGCTGGACAGAGGGGTTGTTTAAGCGACTCATTAGCACGGGCGCAAATTCCATGTAG
- a CDS encoding cupin gives MCQLSNANAVVSNQGLPWSRWIMPEMLMDNPVDCHDWLVINDGTCQACDVPAIPDSPVEPYRLYRFLTDLEDILHATPDDTQRLVQIYPLVRRLLTSSYWLQLEFVNPPAKPGWSVRSLYKEHDFLLTLQMVAWLPGNVSPIHNHGAWGVVALIGGQEKNQFWQRSPTPKHPDRIRLIGEKIFHPGDIVGFLPNAIHNVEPIGDQPAVTFNLYGVTDFSKRFEFDPIHHKARKF, from the coding sequence ATGTGTCAGCTAAGCAATGCCAATGCTGTTGTATCAAACCAGGGACTGCCCTGGTCACGCTGGATCATGCCTGAGATGTTGATGGATAATCCTGTAGACTGCCACGACTGGCTCGTGATCAACGATGGCACCTGCCAAGCCTGTGACGTGCCTGCCATCCCCGACTCCCCCGTTGAGCCCTATCGCCTCTATCGATTTCTCACAGACCTAGAAGATATCCTCCACGCTACCCCGGATGACACCCAGCGCTTGGTGCAGATCTATCCCCTCGTGCGGCGATTGCTCACCAGTTCCTATTGGCTGCAGCTAGAGTTTGTCAATCCCCCTGCCAAGCCGGGTTGGTCGGTGCGATCGCTCTATAAGGAACATGACTTTCTGCTGACGCTGCAAATGGTGGCCTGGCTGCCGGGGAATGTGTCACCCATCCACAACCATGGCGCTTGGGGCGTGGTGGCGTTGATTGGTGGCCAGGAGAAAAATCAATTTTGGCAGCGATCGCCCACGCCCAAGCATCCCGATCGCATTCGGTTGATCGGCGAGAAAATCTTTCATCCAGGCGATATTGTCGGCTTTTTGCCCAATGCGATTCATAACGTCGAGCCCATCGGAGATCAGCCCGCCGTCACCTTTAACCTCTACGGAGTGACGGATTTTTCTAAGCGGTTTGAATTCGATCCCATCCATCATAAAGCCCGAAAATTTTGA
- a CDS encoding heavy metal translocating P-type ATPase, translating into MTSATPPLSNLLKDHPDAIAALVCAILVLLGWQTLAMGWIGVGLFILTAAYVIGGFDSARDGITTLLDEKELDVDLLMIVAALGAAGLGLWQQDYYLMVDGGVLILIFAISGALEGYAMRRTERSIQGLMSLTTDTARVIVQGRETQVAIAALQIGDQVLVKPGELVPTDGIVVEGSSTLNQASITGESMPTEKSIGDEVFAGTLNGSGALQLRIHQPPESSLIQRVIRLVQQAQQDAPPSQQFIERFERGYAKVIVGAGIILGTLPPFLMGWSWEETIYRALIFLVVASPCALMASIMPALLSGIANGARHGILFKNGAQLEKLGNVQAIAFDKTGTLTTGNLQVVDSLAVPHQSPDQVLRIAAALESLSEHPIGAAIVQAARQQHLTWTTASQGQAQAGRGIVGTVDQQPALVGNATFVRSHLPHLDPTLIAQSQQWEAEGNTVVWVAHGGKLLGIIAVADTVRPAAAAAIAQLKAMGIKHIVMLTGDNSRTAHHIAQNIGVDQVYADLLPEGKVSVIKQLQTQYQTVAMVGDGINDAPALAQASVGIAMGLSGSDVALETADTILMADRLEHLERAIRLGRRAQSVVKQNIAFALFFIMVLLIANFMGNITLPLGVLGHEGSTVIVTLSGLRLLRG; encoded by the coding sequence ATGACCTCTGCCACACCGCCCCTATCCAACCTGTTGAAAGACCATCCCGACGCGATCGCTGCCCTAGTCTGCGCGATTTTAGTGCTCTTGGGATGGCAAACTCTGGCCATGGGCTGGATTGGCGTCGGCCTGTTTATTTTGACGGCAGCCTACGTCATCGGCGGCTTTGACAGTGCCCGCGACGGCATCACCACGCTGCTGGATGAAAAAGAACTGGATGTCGATCTGTTAATGATTGTGGCGGCCTTAGGGGCGGCAGGGCTGGGGCTCTGGCAACAGGACTACTACTTGATGGTCGATGGGGGCGTGCTCATCTTGATTTTTGCCATTAGCGGCGCACTGGAAGGCTACGCCATGCGGCGCACGGAGCGCAGTATCCAGGGACTCATGAGTCTCACCACCGATACGGCTCGGGTGATCGTTCAGGGGCGGGAAACTCAGGTGGCGATCGCTGCCCTCCAGATTGGCGACCAGGTTTTGGTGAAACCGGGAGAACTGGTGCCCACCGATGGAATTGTGGTGGAAGGCAGCAGCACCCTCAACCAAGCCTCTATTACTGGGGAATCAATGCCTACGGAGAAAAGCATCGGTGATGAAGTCTTTGCCGGCACGCTGAACGGCAGTGGAGCCCTGCAACTGCGCATTCATCAGCCTCCCGAAAGTAGCTTAATTCAGCGGGTGATCCGTCTGGTTCAGCAAGCCCAGCAGGATGCACCGCCGTCCCAGCAGTTCATTGAACGGTTTGAACGCGGCTATGCCAAGGTGATTGTGGGGGCGGGGATTATCCTGGGCACCTTACCGCCGTTTCTCATGGGCTGGAGCTGGGAAGAAACGATTTATCGCGCCTTAATTTTCCTGGTGGTTGCCTCCCCCTGTGCTCTGATGGCCTCGATCATGCCGGCGCTGCTGTCGGGAATTGCCAACGGTGCCCGCCATGGGATTTTGTTCAAAAATGGGGCGCAGTTGGAAAAACTTGGCAATGTACAGGCGATCGCTTTTGATAAAACCGGCACTCTGACCACCGGCAACCTGCAGGTCGTTGATAGCCTCGCTGTTCCCCATCAGTCTCCAGACCAAGTCCTACGGATAGCTGCCGCCTTGGAAAGCCTATCAGAACATCCTATTGGGGCAGCGATCGTCCAAGCAGCCCGGCAGCAGCATCTCACTTGGACAACCGCCAGCCAAGGGCAGGCCCAAGCCGGACGCGGCATCGTCGGGACGGTTGATCAACAACCAGCACTGGTGGGGAATGCCACCTTTGTGCGATCGCATCTGCCGCACTTGGATCCAACTCTGATCGCCCAAAGCCAGCAGTGGGAAGCTGAGGGAAACACCGTCGTATGGGTCGCTCACGGTGGGAAGCTATTGGGCATCATTGCCGTGGCCGATACCGTACGTCCTGCAGCGGCGGCAGCGATCGCCCAGTTGAAAGCTATGGGCATCAAGCATATCGTCATGCTCACCGGCGATAATTCTCGCACCGCCCACCACATTGCTCAGAACATTGGCGTAGACCAAGTGTATGCCGATCTGTTGCCGGAAGGTAAGGTAAGCGTTATCAAGCAGCTACAGACCCAGTATCAAACCGTGGCGATGGTGGGGGATGGCATCAATGACGCACCAGCCTTAGCCCAAGCATCCGTCGGCATCGCTATGGGACTTTCGGGCAGTGATGTGGCGCTGGAAACGGCTGATACCATCCTCATGGCAGATCGCCTAGAGCATCTGGAACGAGCGATCCGTCTTGGTCGGCGAGCCCAGAGCGTGGTCAAGCAAAATATTGCGTTCGCCCTTTTCTTTATTATGGTGCTCCTGATTGCAAACTTTATGGGCAACATCACCTTACCCCTAGGCGTTCTGGGACATGAGGGATCCACAGTCATTGTTACCTTAAGTGGATTACGCCTGTTGAGAGGTTAA
- a CDS encoding EAL domain-containing protein — MDHPSSLSIEQIPAADWDNTPESVKMLVTSLLNAQSFSKGETSQSDHRLLQFLEATPIGIAVHDAAGKLVYVNQVGRSLWGGDRWLDHSLSDLSNSLHLYHGSRQIVYPLEDLPVSRALQGETVWVDDLEIHRPDRIIPLDMWGTPIFDDQGQVVYAIVAFQDISDRKRRELEQQVIENTRQTRDRLYRQVIQAQTDLILRSLPDTTITFANEALCSALGLPLEEVLGLRWGDFVPPDDLGTIHRKIAGLTPEHPTFENMNRDQRSDHQIGWTQWINLGIFDDGQLVEIQSVGRDVTAIQKQLHREQAMNRVLQAIRSTVDLNPIFTLATQETAQLLDCPRCGVIQYQAKQELWQPLADYCSHPDQPPAWTLDRIGNHTPWSDRLQRLEVVQVDDMNPDTTLFPSGAWLLIPLVVDDCLWGSFVLYTDQQPFTWHPEQRDLAQAMADQLEIAIQQATLSQQVQDELAERCRAEAALRESEGRFQTMADNVPGVIYGYRICSDGSDHYAYISSGFRELYGIDPDQALQNPRIISTMTHPDDASMLQESFILSEQTLQTWECQYRIITADGQLKWLQGIARPTGHANGDISWDGLIIDISDRKRGEAEQQYAEAALRDSEARYRLLAENTNDLVCLHELNGTYIYVSPSCESLLGYQYNDMVGQEPSTFLHPEDCDRVYQESRAVAISGKSTPITYRMRHRSGHYIWFETLTRPILDATGTIIQLQTTSRDVTERIQVQERLRYDALHDALTGLPNRNWLMERLSLSIHQARRLDHYQYAVLFLDLDRFKVVNDSLGHLAGDQLLIAIAQRLQSIVRATDLVVRLGGDEFVLLLESVEGIQEVVHATERIFSELRSPLTIEGRDVYVTSSIGIVLGNKAYQQASHLLRDADIAMYRAKMNGKARYEIFDADMHRQAMQRLHLEQDLRQAIDRQEFVLYYQPIFTLEDGRLTGFEALIRWQHPSQGLKSPGDFIAVAEEIGLITLIDDWALHQACHQLALWQAKFPAMEQMKVSVNLSVQDLKQPDLLDKIDRVLATTRLAGHCLTLEITESMLIDDVEATIDLLRSIKERNIQISIDDFGTGYSSLNYLHRLPVDNLKVDRSFVDAMQNGQRNYQIVETIVALSNQLGLEAIAEGIETREQLQQLQHLGYQFGQGYLASRPLCDDDAERLLAKHQRTLL, encoded by the coding sequence ATGGATCATCCTTCTTCCCTCTCTATTGAGCAGATTCCTGCCGCCGACTGGGACAACACGCCAGAGTCCGTGAAAATGCTGGTGACCTCGTTGCTCAACGCGCAGTCATTCTCGAAGGGTGAAACGTCACAAAGCGACCATCGTCTGCTGCAGTTTCTAGAGGCAACCCCCATCGGCATAGCCGTGCATGATGCGGCAGGGAAGCTGGTGTATGTGAATCAAGTGGGGCGATCGCTTTGGGGCGGCGATCGCTGGTTGGATCATTCTCTCTCAGATCTGTCGAATAGCCTACACCTCTATCATGGGTCGCGGCAGATTGTCTATCCCTTGGAAGACTTACCCGTGAGCCGCGCCCTACAGGGAGAAACCGTGTGGGTGGATGATCTAGAAATCCATCGCCCCGATCGCATCATTCCCTTAGACATGTGGGGAACACCGATTTTTGATGACCAAGGGCAGGTTGTCTACGCGATTGTTGCTTTTCAAGACATTAGCGATCGCAAACGTCGGGAGCTGGAACAGCAGGTAATTGAAAATACTAGACAAACCCGCGATCGCCTCTACCGTCAAGTCATCCAAGCCCAGACCGATCTTATTTTGCGATCGCTGCCGGATACCACAATCACCTTTGCCAACGAAGCACTCTGTTCTGCCCTAGGTCTACCGCTAGAAGAGGTCTTGGGCCTTAGGTGGGGCGACTTTGTACCGCCGGACGATCTTGGTACAATCCATCGCAAAATTGCAGGACTAACTCCAGAGCATCCTACCTTTGAAAATATGAATCGCGATCAGCGATCGGATCACCAAATCGGCTGGACACAGTGGATTAATTTAGGAATTTTTGATGATGGGCAATTGGTGGAAATTCAGTCGGTAGGACGGGACGTCACCGCGATCCAGAAGCAACTGCACCGTGAACAGGCGATGAATCGGGTGCTCCAAGCCATTCGCTCGACGGTTGATCTCAATCCAATCTTTACCCTAGCTACCCAAGAAACAGCCCAGCTATTAGACTGCCCTCGGTGCGGTGTTATTCAGTATCAAGCCAAGCAAGAACTATGGCAACCCCTGGCAGACTATTGTAGCCATCCCGATCAGCCCCCTGCCTGGACATTAGATAGGATAGGCAACCATACTCCCTGGAGCGATCGCCTCCAGCGCCTAGAGGTTGTGCAAGTGGATGATATGAACCCAGATACGACCTTGTTCCCATCTGGCGCTTGGCTGCTGATTCCCTTAGTCGTGGATGACTGTCTATGGGGGAGCTTTGTCCTCTATACTGATCAACAGCCCTTCACCTGGCACCCAGAGCAACGGGATCTGGCCCAGGCCATGGCCGATCAGCTTGAGATAGCTATCCAGCAGGCCACGCTATCCCAACAGGTACAGGATGAATTGGCAGAGCGCTGCCGTGCTGAAGCGGCACTCCGAGAAAGCGAAGGGCGCTTTCAAACCATGGCAGATAATGTACCCGGCGTCATCTATGGCTATCGTATCTGCTCTGATGGCTCAGATCACTATGCCTACATTAGTTCTGGCTTTCGAGAACTCTATGGCATTGACCCTGATCAGGCGTTACAAAATCCTCGGATCATCTCAACCATGACCCATCCTGATGATGCCTCGATGCTCCAGGAGTCTTTTATCCTATCTGAACAAACCTTGCAAACCTGGGAGTGCCAGTATCGCATTATCACAGCCGATGGGCAGCTAAAATGGTTGCAGGGCATCGCTCGACCAACAGGCCATGCCAATGGCGATATTAGTTGGGATGGCTTGATCATTGACATCAGCGATCGCAAACGGGGTGAAGCAGAGCAACAGTATGCGGAAGCAGCCCTGCGAGACAGTGAGGCTCGTTACCGTCTATTAGCAGAAAATACTAACGATCTTGTTTGTCTCCATGAGCTGAACGGTACATATATCTACGTCAGCCCGTCCTGTGAAAGTCTATTGGGCTATCAGTATAACGACATGGTGGGGCAGGAACCCTCAACGTTTCTCCATCCAGAGGATTGCGATCGCGTCTACCAAGAAAGTCGGGCTGTAGCTATCTCAGGTAAATCAACGCCGATTACCTATCGTATGCGCCATCGATCTGGGCATTACATCTGGTTTGAAACCTTAACTCGCCCCATTTTAGATGCGACAGGGACTATTATCCAGTTGCAAACTACGTCCCGAGATGTCACCGAACGGATTCAAGTGCAGGAACGTCTGCGCTACGATGCTTTGCATGATGCACTGACCGGTCTCCCCAATCGCAATTGGCTGATGGAACGACTATCCTTATCCATCCACCAAGCTCGTCGCCTTGACCATTATCAATATGCGGTGCTATTTCTAGACTTAGATCGCTTTAAGGTAGTCAACGATAGCTTGGGGCACCTAGCGGGTGATCAACTCCTCATAGCGATCGCCCAACGCTTGCAGTCGATTGTGCGAGCAACGGATCTGGTGGTACGGTTGGGGGGTGATGAATTTGTCCTGCTGCTGGAAAGTGTAGAGGGCATTCAAGAGGTTGTTCATGCCACAGAACGTATCTTTTCTGAATTGCGATCGCCCCTCACGATTGAAGGACGAGATGTGTATGTAACGTCGAGTATTGGTATTGTCCTCGGCAATAAAGCCTATCAACAAGCGTCCCACCTTCTGCGCGATGCTGACATTGCCATGTATCGGGCCAAAATGAATGGCAAAGCCCGCTATGAAATTTTTGACGCCGATATGCATCGACAGGCTATGCAGCGCCTGCATCTAGAGCAGGATCTACGGCAGGCCATTGATCGTCAGGAATTTGTGCTGTATTACCAGCCTATTTTCACCTTAGAAGACGGACGTTTAACGGGATTTGAAGCCCTCATTCGTTGGCAGCATCCCTCTCAGGGTCTTAAGTCTCCAGGAGACTTCATTGCCGTTGCTGAAGAAATAGGCTTAATTACCCTGATCGACGACTGGGCTCTGCATCAGGCCTGTCATCAGCTAGCGCTATGGCAAGCTAAATTTCCAGCGATGGAACAAATGAAAGTCAGCGTCAATCTTTCTGTTCAAGACTTAAAGCAGCCCGACTTACTAGATAAGATTGACCGGGTTCTGGCCACAACGCGCCTGGCAGGGCATTGTTTGACCTTAGAAATCACTGAAAGTATGTTGATTGATGATGTTGAAGCCACGATTGACTTACTAAGAAGCATTAAAGAGCGCAATATCCAGATTAGCATTGATGATTTTGGTACAGGCTACTCATCCCTCAATTATCTGCATCGCCTACCGGTAGACAATCTCAAAGTCGATCGCTCCTTTGTGGACGCTATGCAAAATGGACAGCGTAATTATCAAATCGTGGAAACCATTGTCGCGCTCAGCAATCAGCTTGGTCTAGAAGCGATCGCTGAGGGAATTGAGACGCGGGAGCAGCTTCAACAATTACAGCATCTTGGATACCAATTTGGGCAAGGCTACCTAGCATCGCGACCGTTGTGTGACGACGACGCGGAAAGGCTATTAGCCAAGCATCAACGCACGTTACTCTAA
- a CDS encoding precorrin-8X methylmutase — protein sequence MTTQHLTIKELTEAVQGDVTPRMVRHYHTLGLLPPAQRSQGNYRLYTQQDVQQLQRIVALKQQGFQLSHIRQLLDSPSDTTDNPALMAQLQQQYRSVMQQLTRLRHTATALEGLLGRDRPGQQAQAEALAQLKHLHVDAQDGLGQLDQLWSRLDAETETHPEAFQESLQGLLPDLSHYSEISAHLLRQLVLACGDVSLINFVRWSPDAIATARHVLKDGCPIVADLPAIAAALDHTRLAHLGCSVEVLIQDPHVTGVNDAEQAFWNDPAWKQRLQDCPKGSVLVVGYAPSVLLTIDQLIAQQQIQPALVIGMPIGFSHAPAAKRRLMTLPIPYITLQGSLGGGLLAAVTLNALVETVIEKPDCHCYLTRP from the coding sequence ATGACAACGCAACATTTGACCATCAAAGAACTCACGGAGGCGGTTCAGGGCGACGTGACCCCGCGCATGGTGCGGCATTACCACACCCTGGGCCTGCTGCCGCCTGCCCAGCGATCCCAGGGCAACTATCGGCTGTATACCCAGCAAGATGTGCAGCAACTGCAGCGGATTGTGGCGCTGAAGCAGCAGGGGTTTCAGCTATCCCACATTCGCCAGTTGCTAGACAGTCCGTCCGATACCACGGATAATCCAGCTCTGATGGCGCAGTTGCAGCAGCAGTACCGCTCCGTGATGCAGCAGTTGACCCGCCTCCGCCATACAGCCACCGCATTGGAGGGGTTACTGGGGCGCGATCGCCCTGGACAGCAGGCCCAGGCTGAGGCCCTGGCCCAGTTGAAGCATTTGCACGTCGATGCTCAGGATGGTCTGGGGCAGCTTGATCAGCTTTGGAGCCGTCTTGATGCAGAAACCGAGACCCACCCAGAGGCGTTTCAAGAATCGTTGCAGGGCTTACTGCCCGACTTGTCTCACTATTCTGAGATTAGCGCTCACCTGCTGCGGCAACTGGTCTTGGCCTGTGGAGATGTGAGCCTGATCAATTTTGTGCGCTGGAGTCCCGATGCGATCGCTACCGCTCGTCATGTGCTGAAAGATGGCTGCCCCATTGTGGCGGATCTACCGGCGATCGCTGCCGCCTTAGATCACACCCGATTGGCTCATCTGGGCTGCTCCGTGGAGGTTCTGATTCAAGATCCCCACGTGACCGGGGTAAACGATGCTGAGCAAGCCTTTTGGAACGACCCAGCCTGGAAGCAACGGCTGCAGGACTGTCCTAAGGGATCTGTGCTGGTGGTCGGCTATGCTCCGTCGGTGCTGCTCACCATCGACCAGTTGATTGCCCAGCAGCAGATCCAGCCGGCCCTGGTGATCGGGATGCCCATTGGCTTTAGCCATGCCCCCGCCGCCAAGCGACGGTTGATGACTTTACCGATTCCTTACATTACTCTGCAGGGTAGTTTGGGTGGGGGGCTGCTGGCGGCGGTGACGCTGAATGCGCTGGTGGAAACGGTGATTGAAAAGCCAGATTGCCATTGCTATCTGACCCGCCCTTGA
- a CDS encoding MFS transporter produces MPVSSVPPWWIGIAISYYAFIAIGITEAGLGVLLPSILVDYDLTPATVTLLFVSQISGYILAALMSSIISHRLGLGPMLLLASGALTLALIVYGLSPLWSIMVVMGALLGLGIGLIDAGVNTAIVQDNSSAPLIGTLHGFYGVGALLGPAIATTLMAAGYDWRLVYLVLASLVGLLGVAVGTALFCRYPPLLHRNPAGSTTAWRTLKRSLKVPVVLLSGLFLLIYIGIEAGLGNWAYTVQVLARSTPELVAGYSVSAYWLGLTLGRFLLGYCLTWLGAIRTLSVSLLTLLLGLMAWWQLPEQWISLPLIGFALAPIFPATIWLIPKRLPAALVPAAIGFTTSAASFGAALIPTGIGWIADWAGLAVIPALLLPLAIAMVGLHHWLVRLSRERLARLDSRTGGQ; encoded by the coding sequence ATGCCGGTTTCGTCTGTCCCGCCTTGGTGGATTGGTATTGCCATTTCCTACTACGCCTTCATAGCCATTGGGATTACAGAGGCTGGCCTAGGGGTATTACTGCCATCTATTTTGGTAGACTATGACCTCACCCCGGCAACCGTGACCCTGCTGTTTGTCAGCCAAATCAGTGGCTACATCCTCGCCGCACTGATGAGCAGCATTATCAGTCATCGGCTGGGGCTGGGGCCCATGCTGCTGCTAGCCTCGGGCGCATTAACCCTGGCGTTAATAGTCTATGGACTATCGCCCCTGTGGAGCATCATGGTGGTGATGGGGGCACTGCTGGGGTTAGGAATTGGGTTGATTGATGCCGGGGTGAATACGGCCATTGTGCAGGACAATAGCAGTGCGCCGTTGATTGGCACCCTCCATGGCTTTTATGGCGTGGGTGCGCTGCTGGGGCCCGCGATCGCCACCACCTTGATGGCCGCCGGGTACGACTGGCGACTGGTATATCTGGTATTAGCCAGCTTGGTAGGACTGTTGGGCGTGGCGGTAGGGACAGCTCTGTTCTGTCGATATCCGCCCTTACTCCATCGCAATCCAGCAGGATCCACAACGGCCTGGAGAACCCTCAAGCGATCGCTTAAGGTACCAGTGGTGCTGCTTTCAGGATTATTTTTGCTGATTTATATTGGCATTGAAGCCGGGCTAGGCAACTGGGCCTATACAGTACAGGTGCTAGCCCGATCGACCCCCGAACTGGTAGCGGGGTATAGCGTCAGTGCCTACTGGCTGGGCCTAACCCTAGGGCGATTTCTGCTGGGATATTGTCTGACCTGGTTAGGGGCAATACGTACCCTTAGCGTTTCATTACTCACGCTGCTGCTGGGATTAATGGCATGGTGGCAACTGCCAGAACAGTGGATTAGCCTGCCGCTGATTGGGTTTGCCCTAGCGCCGATCTTTCCTGCCACAATCTGGCTGATTCCCAAACGCCTACCCGCTGCCCTGGTGCCCGCCGCCATTGGATTTACCACCAGTGCGGCCAGTTTTGGGGCGGCGCTGATTCCCACGGGCATCGGCTGGATTGCAGATTGGGCAGGGCTGGCAGTCATTCCGGCGCTGCTGCTGCCCCTAGCGATCGCCATGGTAGGTCTGCATCACTGGCTGGTGCGCTTATCTCGGGAGCGGCTGGCTCGGCTAGACTCTCGTACTGGGGGGCAATGA
- a CDS encoding cupin domain-containing protein, translating to MTDNTPFLLRSQAIEESMQTFSHPWNPKSELSGAYLARTAGLKRTGVNIARVPPGKESFVYHAHYQEEEWIYIISGQGIAEVDGLEVAVSQGDFMAFPTPAVAHHLRNDSDQDLVYLAGGENLDMDVVDFPHLGKRMFRHGDRIDIFDLADAMPFGPLDG from the coding sequence ATGACGGATAATACGCCATTTCTTTTGCGATCGCAGGCTATTGAGGAGTCAATGCAGACATTTTCTCACCCTTGGAATCCAAAGTCTGAGCTATCAGGAGCCTATCTAGCTCGCACGGCTGGACTGAAGCGTACCGGTGTTAATATAGCGAGAGTTCCACCTGGAAAGGAATCCTTTGTCTATCACGCCCATTATCAAGAAGAGGAATGGATTTATATTATCTCGGGTCAGGGTATTGCAGAGGTGGATGGTTTGGAGGTCGCAGTTTCTCAGGGAGACTTCATGGCCTTTCCCACACCGGCGGTTGCCCATCATCTGCGCAATGACAGTGATCAAGACTTGGTGTATCTAGCGGGTGGAGAAAATCTAGATATGGATGTTGTGGATTTCCCTCATCTTGGCAAGCGAATGTTCCGTCATGGCGATCGCATTGATATTTTTGACCTTGCAGATGCAATGCCGTTTGGCCCATTGGATGGCTGA